The segment CAAGTCCATGAGTTATATCATAATAAGCTGAAAGCTGATGCTCCATAGGATGACAACTCCAAGCACAACTTTGACAAGCTCTTGCAAAACCATTGATAGCCCAAGATGAAGTCCACATAAGATTTCCTCTAGCCTCTTCATTTTCAGGTTCTCTCATAGCTATAGGAGCATATTTTACAACTGTTTTCATCATTCCTTCCATAAAACAATCTAGCATATACATACTTCCACTAGGATTAAAATATGTTTCTATTATATGTGAAAGAATATCTACTGATCCACAAGCTGTTTGATATTTAGAAACTGTAAAAGTATTTTTAGGATCAAGGAAAGAAACCCTTGGTTGCATAAATGGTGAAGCTACTCCAATTTTATCATTGGTATCTAAATTACTTATTACTCCTCCAGCATCCATCTCTGATCCTGTTGCAGAAAGAGTTAAAATAGTAACAATTGGAAGACATTTAGTTACTGGAACTTTTTTAGTAACGATATCCCAAGCATCTCCCTCATAAAAAGTTGCAGCAGATATAGCCTTTGTACAATCTATTACTGAACCTCCTCCCACTGCTAATAAAACTTCTATATT is part of the uncultured Fusobacterium sp. genome and harbors:
- a CDS encoding iron-containing alcohol dehydrogenase, producing MFKFTYDIPTKVYFGENQLSNLGKEIKKFGKKVLLCYGGGSIKKIGLYDEVIEELKKENIEIFELNGIEPNPRVTSVNMGADICKKENIEVLLAVGGGSVIDCTKAISAATFYEGDAWDIVTKKVPVTKCLPIVTILTLSATGSEMDAGGVISNLDTNDKIGVASPFMQPRVSFLDPKNTFTVSKYQTACGSVDILSHIIETYFNPSGSMYMLDCFMEGMMKTVVKYAPIAMREPENEEARGNLMWTSSWAINGFARACQSCAWSCHPMEHQLSAYYDITHGLGLGILTPRWMRYILDENNAERFKTFAVSVFGVDSNLDKMEASLKGIEALEKFLFEDLGLTRTLTELNIDRTHFDIMAEKACGNGVLKGFKSLKKEDIKAIYEMCL